From Tripterygium wilfordii isolate XIE 37 chromosome 16, ASM1340144v1, whole genome shotgun sequence, one genomic window encodes:
- the LOC119980434 gene encoding B3 domain-containing transcription factor NGA1-like: MDFVEEEEEEQMGAISKGKLMIPSNSSYTSFSSSSASSSSLNSQMGSWLANKYDPEEDLMELSPPQPPPPPTEKEHMFDKVVTPSDVGKLNRLVIPKQHAEKYFPLDSRTNEKGLLLNFEDRNGKPWRFRYSYWNSSQSYVMTKGWSRFVKEKKLDAGDIVSFQRGVGELGKDQLYIDWRRRPHQQETHPHLPLHANNQITHFRSIPWSPLLMPPPPPRQLMPPTPRDHHHNHNHLYQNQYCSSTGGGGGGYGYNYGCSPGGVYMRSGGVGVQGGMMRMQWGQQDHDHDHQRQHIHNHNHEVEPMVYESVPVVQGKAAAKRLRLFGVNMETTTTIRDDDILSSTSISHAAPPPTNTIVNSILTHQQLRLYNGTPLQAAATMASPNTIEFVNKGSSATSGSLNLDI; the protein is encoded by the coding sequence ATGGAttttgttgaagaagaagaagaagagcaaatgGGTGCTATTAGTAAAGGTAAGCTCATGATTCCGTCTAATTCCTCATACACGTCCTTCTCCTCATCATCtgcttcgtcttcttctttgaaTTCCCAAATGGGTTCTTGGTTGGCAAACAAGTATGACCCGGAAGAGGATCTTATGGAACTCTCACCACCACAACCACCACCGCCTCCGACTGAGAAGGAACACATGTTTGACAAAGTTGTGACACCGAGTGATGTGGGTAAGCTGAATCGGCTAGTGATTCCCAAACAACACGCGGAGAAGTACTTCCCGCTCGATTCGAGGACCAACGAGAAGGGGCTTTTGTTGAATTTCGAGGACCGGAACGGTAAGCCGTGGAGATTCAGGTACTCCTACTGGAATAGCAGCCAGAGCTACGTTATGACCAAAGGATGGAGCCGGTTTGTGAAGGAGAAGAAGCTCGACGCCGGTGACATTGTCTCGTTCCAGCGTGGCGTTGGTGAATTAGGTAAAGACCAGCTCTACATCGACTGGCGCCGCCGCCCTCATCAACAAGAAACTCATCCCCACCTGCCTCTTCACGCCAACAACCAAATCACTCATTTTCGGTCAATTCCTTGGAGTCCGTTATTGATgccccctcctcctcctcgtcaGCTGATGCCACCTACGCCCCGGGaccaccaccacaaccacaACCACCTGTATCAAAATCAGTACTGCTCCTCcactggtggtggtggaggcggATACGGGTATAATTACGGATGTAGCCCTGGAGGGGTTTACATGAGATCTGGAGGAGTAGGAGTACAGGGTGGAATGATGAGAATGCAATGGGGGCAGCAAgatcatgatcatgatcatcagCGTCAGCAtattcataatcataatcatgaGGTGGAGCCAATGGTGTACGAGTCGGTGCCGGTGGTCCAAGGGAAAGCGGCAGCCAAGAGGCTGAGGCTGTTTGGGGTTAACATGGAGACTACTACTACCATCAGAGACGATGACATCTTGTCCTCCACTTCAATATCTCATGCTGCTCCGCCGCCTACAAACACAATAGTAAACTCGATTTTAACTCATCAACAACTCAGGCTCTACAATGGCACGCCACTACAAGCGGCCGCCACCATGGCTAGTCCTAATACTATTGAATTTGTCAACAAAGGGAGTAGTGCTACTTCTGGTTCCTTGAATTTGGATATCTAG